In Euwallacea similis isolate ESF13 chromosome 30, ESF131.1, whole genome shotgun sequence, the genomic window GATTTGCCCAAAACTAAAGTAGAACAGTGCAAACCGGTTTGCTCTATCTCAAACCATATGAAAACTGCAGATCATCAAAACGTTAATAATGTAAAAGACGccatttttttcgaaaaataattagaGATAAGTGTAGCATATGTTACGTAAGAACTGCTTGAAATTTTGAGCAGTATTCggaattaatataaaaataaagggcTGTCGTTTTAAGGATTTGACCCTCTGGTCAGAAATGTTTGTTACCTTATATAATTCGAGTAAGTTCCAAAATGATTTCTTAATAAATGCTCGAAATGTTACACagcattcaaaaataatatgaacCTCAAAAGTTTccgtttgaaaaattggacTAAGCGATCGTAACTTTCTTTGTCCACCttgtattatttaaagaaGTATCAAAATCGACCCACTTTAAAATGGTTTAGACTAATTGCTTttgaatacataaaaaatcaCTCTGTATTAACTATCTAATTGCACAACTTTTTGTAAACCTTGAATTTAAAGCATACACCTTGCAGTCCAAATCATGCAGTAAAATCAATAGAAATGatctataaataataaaagtcaaGGAATTTGAAAGTTTATCATTACGTAAGTTATATAAAAgcctaaaaaatttcattggtttaattttgagaagcttttgtttattacattttatatcCTGTAATATATAAATTAGCTTAAAACATTTACTTACGGTTAACGACAGTTTTGGTACATACTTCTCCAGGCAtacatattgattttttgtgattttcataaaaattgaattgttcGCACGCATTGGGTGCATTTACTAAACCATTATGGCTGCTACATGTATAACACTCTAGGGCGTTACCTGCAAATTTAGCAATTTCAATTCAGTTAGAGAAATTCTGACAAACACTGTAACTACTTACCTGatccaaatattaaaatcaaaaatataattttagagAACCAAGCCATGCTAAAAATCGTTTCGGCTTTGAAGTTTTTCACGGTAATAGCTAAGTgaacattaaaattcataatttttatttaaatgacaaaGATTGTTGGCAAAATACTTTGGTGTGTTGACATAAGCtagattaataattaatttataggcTTATAAAGCACACAAACTAGGGTATTGGGACAAGGTATAGATTTTCagtttattatacagggtgtttaaaaaagacGCGACAATATTTAAGGAAGTAACTTCTCAAGtcattttatggaaaaaagtttctatgaaCAAAGATTCGGAAATGtattgttttcaagatacagggtgttttaaataacggtatttgaaaaataattcaaatatcttttgaccaaattttttgaaatttgttgaatttttgaacGTTATTTGTAGTAATAAGAGGCGGATTTGGCCctaactaaataaaaattattaagtccAATAGCGTCAGGGGAGATACCTTAACCaaatttattgacaaaaaaatgtacgccactgactttaattaaatttacgtattattgagataaaagaattaaaaatacaacaattttgtcttttaaatttttgtcgTATCTTGCTTCGTTtacgaagaaaaaaataaaaaccatattATTGCATGTCCATTTATCATACAAAAACACCACAGGATATAATAATTGTAATCTATTTAAGGCCAAATCAGCCCTTCATTACTATAAACAATGTTCCCTAATTTCAAAAGAAtcagttaaaagatatttgaataatttctcaaaaaccgttattaaaaaaaaattaacacatgtTAATTCCAAATACTTCGGAAACAATACATTTCCGAACCTCTATTCATAGAaactttttccataaaattacttaagaAATCACCCCCTTAAATATTGCCACGTTTTTTTAACACTCTATATAGAGATTAGACGCGTCATTTCCTTAAAAACCTTGCAAAAAATGACGGATTCAATTAGTCAACAAAATCGCATTAAAACGTATTTTAgtgttcttttttctttattgttttctaATTTGTATATGTCACCAGGCATTAATATTTGCCTGAACTTATAGAAGATAAGTTACACATGCgcttgtaagaaaaatattgtacttAACACGTGCGAGAATGTTGTTACCTTACTTGATTGTTAACTGTCATCAGCGTGtagtaaaatgttatttttcgtACTTGTTAGGCAAAGTgaaatatgtaattactaaaataGTGATGAGCTCATAGCAAATCATATGCGGCATATGGTATAAATAGACAAAAAGTTTATCCACTTTTGGACAGAATTACTCTAAAGTCATTTTTTACAGATGCGAAAGAACGCCTACTTTGTCAGTTCTCTGCTTCTAACTAAAGTCgaataataaagtttaaaatgatatttaattttgattcatCTTTTAGAGATATCAGTTGTTATAGatgtcataaatatttataaatgttatagaaaaaaacttaaaaaagaaagGACAGAAATgaatattatgtatataatatgtatatatgtatatacatatgatattatatatataataagtaaaaatcaTTACTCAACTAAATACCCGTGTTAGAACCGATAACTAGTAAACATGTTTTACTTGCGAAGATTAGATACGAATCTAAATTGGAAACTTTGCACTTCCACATGTTCAGAATTACTAAATGGGttacattgaaattttatgttcaaATCCTTCAGTATCAGTGACGtagtcttaaaaaattttaaatatgtacttaCTGATGATTCAAATAAGTCAATGTTTTGCTCatatatttctattaatttaagttaaatgtTGGTTCATATATCATGGTTATTTTCCATGATTTTCACACCAACGAAATAAAAGCAAATGCCCATCAAATCGTTATCGGCGCACATGGAGTCATATTTGTTTAAGATAAACCCCATTGTATGAGTACTAATACGAAAGATagtacatttaatttttctacgtGAAACGACAATCATTGATTTGTGTCACTCAAAATGGTTCAAATTGTGGTAATGTATTGCGTGGGGTTGGTTTTTGTGGCTCAATTTCTGGGCATAGGTTAGTTGCATCAATTCATGTCAATTTAATTCACCATATATTATTGtctaattttatatatttaggGGTCCATGACACtttaggtattttttcatatttatgagaaaaaatatatatatatttttggcattCTGAGGACATTGTCtaacgaaataaatgtgggTCTTGttcatcttttcattttttcaacacttacTTGTCTTAtgggaccgtggagcgaaaaggggtgctgggtggggcAGCTAAAACGgggttttgatgtatttttagagtagttcaggttagttcaggttagttttgatgtatttttagaagtttttcaaAGGGTGACATcacttgtattaaatatttttgtgtgaAACCTTTATTTATTGCTATTCTTCTATTACACTTACTTTACCTTTCCTTATCTTATTTTATTAGCGTATCCCCTGCgcaagaaaaacatttaatacgAGTGATGTCACTGTTtggaaaacttctaaaaatacatcaaaactaacctgaactaacctgaactaccctaaaaatacatcaaaacccCGTTTTAGCTGCCCCACCCAGCATCCCTtttcgctccacggtcccaTAAAACAAgtaagtgttgaaaaaatgaaaaaaaaatgaaaagatgaaCAAGAcccacatttatttcgttaAACAATGTCCTcagaatatgaaaaattttttttttttcataaaaatgaaaaagtacctAAAGTGTCATGTCACCATATTTAGTAAAGTAAATTTAAgttatacatttttagtttccGGACTACAATGTTACGATTGTGAGACGAAAAAGGGGGCAAACAATAACTGCGaaattaatgtgaaaaatgtCACCTTGGTATTCTGTCCATCAGGATTCGTTTGTACTTCCTATACAAGAACATGTAAgtcaataatcaaatttttccacattGACCACATTCAGCAAAGTCAACTATTGTGTAACCGTTCGGATTTCTGTTTAGATCTTTCAActatatgtttttatttctcaatcATAATAACCGCTTTACCACCTTCTTCTAGTGTTAAaactgtataaaaataaaatttctttcaaatatatggggtgttccaaatAAGCTCAGTCCCATGGAGATTATGGAAGCGATAAGAAACGCAAGGTGAATtaagtaagaaaaaagataCGCAGTTTTGTGCCCgttcagaaaatgttctaaaatttaaaatatgtacagaGGTTGTcaaaatatcagaaaaaaactaaaaactgaaatttttgaaaatcataaattatgagtAAGCCGTTCAAGTAAATGCTACAAAATTTGACAATTCTCTAGCATTGACAACTGCAAATCGAATAgagttcttaaaatttttccaagcCTTTCAGATTTAGAGCAATTATATCcaactttgtaattttttatgaccACCACATTGGATTTTCATGTAGAGTTTACGTAGAATTTACTCAAACAGCTTACTCACAATtgatgattttcgaaaatctcagtttacagttttttgctcatattttgaTAACTCCTGTGCATATTCTTTATTTCAGAACATTTTCTGAACGGGCACAAAAATGCGCAtcgttttttctaatttggtTACCTCGCATCTTTTACCGTTTCCATAATCCTCATGGAACTCATTTCatttggaacaccccatatattgTCGGCGTAAACGTTATAGTTTTCCACCTTAATAGCAACAGAAACGTAtaatactaaaatattttaatatttaaattttataattttaatatctaagtgaataattaaacatttaaaaatttgtcacATTTGAGCTTTTAATTGTATAGGGCAATTCAAAAGTACAAACCGCTACTTCAGAGACGTTTCCTATACATTAATATAagacgaaattttaaatatatttttttctaaatcgttCCTTAAGAAATTTATGACGATTTAAAGATTGGGCcggtaaagtgttttttttttatcctgATTGGTCAACGGACAGTCACaaagtgttgaaatttggtacATAGCCACAAAATTGgatctgaatatttttacaaaaagaaaatttttaactactcAATGGCCTGACGTTTTATAGGGGTACAGATAGAGGTACAGACTAATTTTTTGATCGGACTTTTTTGTAGCTTTTGTAGACTTTTTAgtagtaaaattttgacatgTAAAGATCGTATTCGTTAAAAACAatcttttttacaataaaaggACGCTCTTTCTTAAATTCACTTAACCTTACccttttccagaaaaatggatttaaaaaaattatgtctaaaattttatatgtattacaaaaaattcCATCAAAAAATAAGTATGTGTACCCCCCAAAACGCCattgattatttaatattttttgtaaaaatattccagaTCCAATTCTATGGCTACTcatcaaatttcaatactttGTGATTTTCCATTCACCAATTGGGGTTGAAAAACCATTTTACCAGCGCCATATTTAAATCATTACAACTTTATTAAGAAacgatttagaaaatatatatatatattttatatattaatgtGTAGAATACGCCCCTAGAGTAGTGGTCTGTACTTTTAAATCAATTACAAAACTGTTTTTTGCGCCATATAGTGCTCACGTCCAATGGCAAAACTCATCGTTTTGTTCCATGTTTCGCAAACTTAGATCGGTACGACATAGAACTGTCATATGGATCTTGAATTCTAACATATTGTTAAAAGGGAGAAGACGTTGATTttgttgcaaatttaaaataatcgcACACAGCCATCGATTACTTTCCTTATGATATTTTAaccttgtttttcttttagtagGAAAAGAGACCAATATTCGTAGACTGTGCAGTCCCAGTAACGAATGTGAAATTGTGTCAGCTGAAAATTCTCATATACTAAATCCTGACGAGCAAAGTGTTATAGAATGTGTTAGTTGTACTGACGTAGATGGCTGCAATACGGCCAATACTTTTGTACTTAACTTCACGCAATTTTCTTTACTGTCAATTTTGGTTATTGCTCTCAATGTTCTTAACAATAAGTTgtcatttttgtattaattttaattatatgttATAAAATTACGACTTTTAAGGACCAATGGATGTAAATGCTAGTAGCTATATCTAGAAGATAAATTCCATGAAAACCAAGAAATTATCCAGTGATGagctctttttttaaatttctatagaaactCTTTTTTTCGTTCTAAACTTTAACTTTTCAAtgttaaggaaatttaataatttttgtgccAGTTTTACTCAAATATTCTAGGTATTTTGCAATTATCTTGCTACGATTGAGCATAAATAAACGCTTGTTTCATACTAATTATGATCTTCCCGCCAAGGCTTACcgtaaaatattataaattgtttaacaCTATACACCTTGTTTGTTGTTAAGCTTGTCTCGTTTATCCCATAATTTTGTGCAAGTTTATTGagacacataaaaaatttcttattcttATAATAGACAAAATTTATCGTATTTCGCATGTTCTGCCTGAAtcgaacaaaaatttaaaacgttaaattcttctaaaaaaatccaaaagtaTATGGTAGCAGTAATCGAAGATGGAACAACTTCGAAACTTCGTCCTCAAGTGAAATGGTCATCCTATTCACCCTTATTATACAATATACTATTGTCCATGGCCATTCACTCGGAATGAATCAATATTCAATTTGTTGACTGAAGTTAAAGAGAGATCATATACCGTCAGAGGAAATAATGAGGGATTTGCAggatataaagtttttattctCGCTGACAATATAAGTTAGGTACGTTACCATGGCAACCCGTTTGCAGTTGGCGTTGGCTGCCTCATTGATTGATTGGTATGATTggtatattatattttatgtaaaaatatatgtatcaCAAGAGTTTTCTATTGCTTTGTAtattaaatagtttaaaagattaacgttaaaataattgctaaaatttcaactgtgttccattttaataataagtattaaacttaattaattctGAAAATTCACCCTTTTCACCAAACTTGAATCTctattaatgcaaaaataatacaaatataaatattaataatttcttaatttaggTTGTGTTCCAGGTTTAGGCACGAATGtgacaaactttaaaattatccgTAGTTATGtattagaaaatgtttctATGTCAGATTTATTGTAGCTCAATGGAAGAAGATATTTTAGAATAGGAGTAATATCTTGAGAGGTGTCAGCTATACAATAATGTAAGTTATTGTAACAATGTTGTTTTCAGTGAAGACATAATCAACACGGAACCAGCAGAACCAGCACTAGAAGTATTACCGAATAATGCCATTATTGTGTTAAGTTAGGCACAAAGTTTTTTAAgtcatcattaaaatttataatttttaaattaatacatttatttaagtaTATGAAAGcacaatacaaaatttatcTTCCTGAACGAAATTTCACAGTTTGAAGCATTTCAAAATAACTTGCTTTtacctatttttaattacccaCTACAAACAGTATTTGAATACTTTAGCAAGAATAGCCGATTATACTTGCCAtcatttcacaaaaaattaataaaatttttataaaagttttacttgCATCTATTTACTCAAGCTTACCAGTATACATAAAACCCAATAAGGCTCAAGTTTTGCATCACCGGCCACGGATAACCAACTATGTGAG contains:
- the LOC136417816 gene encoding uncharacterized protein isoform X3 — translated: MTVNNQVSMAWFSKIIFLILIFGSGNALECYTCSSHNGLVNAPNACEQFNFYENHKKSICMPGEVCTKTVVNHDGMIWVHKSCRPYDICSYLSGIYRNGRDQLLECATCADRNLCNSGSMNQQFLLLIILVLFIAMKIY
- the LOC136417816 gene encoding uncharacterized protein isoform X2 is translated as MSKTLTYLNHHMAWFSKIIFLILIFGSGNALECYTCSSHNGLVNAPNACEQFNFYENHKKSICMPGEVCTKTVVNHDGMIWVHKSCRPYDICSYLSGIYRNGRDQLLECATCADRNLCNSGSMNQQFLLLIILVLFIAMKIY
- the LOC136417816 gene encoding uncharacterized protein isoform X1, which encodes MNFNVHLAITVKNFKAETIFSMAWFSKIIFLILIFGSGNALECYTCSSHNGLVNAPNACEQFNFYENHKKSICMPGEVCTKTVVNHDGMIWVHKSCRPYDICSYLSGIYRNGRDQLLECATCADRNLCNSGSMNQQFLLLIILVLFIAMKIY
- the LOC136417818 gene encoding uncharacterized protein, encoding MVQIVVMYCVGLVFVAQFLGIVSGLQCYDCETKKGANNNCEINVKNVTLVFCPSGFVCTSYTRTLGKETNIRRLCSPSNECEIVSAENSHILNPDEQSVIECVSCTDVDGCNTANTFVLNFTQFSLLSILVIALNVLNNKLSFLY